ATGTAGATCATAGGTATCAAGCATATCACGCCATTGTGATTCGAATTCAGGTTCACTGAAAAAGTCATAAGCGCACTTATATAGAGTACTCTTAATTTTCTCATATCGAGAATGTGATCCAAATTTTTCAGGAAGCTTTTTCATTATATGCCACAAGCAGAAACGATGCCTAGACATTAGAAACACCATCGAAATTGTAATTTTCATGGCCTTATCTTGGTCTGTGATGATTGTCTTTGATGGTTGGTCATTCATACACTTAAACCATAACTCAAACAACCACTCGAATGTATTTGATCCTCATTGGATATCAATCCGCACCCGAATAGGATTGACTGTCCATGGTGGTTAACACCCACAAATGATGCAAAAGGCATCTTATACACATTAGCCAGATATGTTGTGTCAAATGTAATGACATTCCTGATTCATACGCAGCTCTACTTCTGGCATTTGTCCAAAACACATTATTTAATCGCATGTCATTGTCAACatctatcttataataaaaattcggGTTTCTTTTTTGCATATCTTGAAAATAGTTACATAGAGCTGTAAAACCTCCAACCCCGAGGTGAAGTTGTCTAGCTTTGTCAATGTAATTTCGACACTCCTCCCCGAATAGCACATTCTCATACCCCCATGCTTCAACAACCACAATCTTGAAATTTTTGGACAACCATATTCCTGCTTCATCATTAATTTCAAGCCTCTTAGCCACCTGAGGATCAACTTTCTTAAAGCATCTGAAATGCCTTGCCTTTCCCAGACTACAAACGTATGTGTGATCCAAGATTACTTTAGATAGGGTATATCCACCTTCATTATTCAGTATCACATTAATCTTAGCCATACACCCTATCTTCTCTATCTGTCTTGGTTTCATAACATTGACAGCCTTACTCTTTGATGTGCCTCCTCGCACACATGCCAAGCAAATCCATCTAATGTTCCCATTGTCATCTTGTCTAGAATTTCTTTTACACATTCCAAAGCCCTTCTGCTTACCATATTTCATATAGTAAGACAAGACTTCTTCTACAGATGAAAAGTTCATTCCAACCGTAGGTTGTTCAATAGTTTCATCACATTCAATGCTATTATCAATTCCTACCTCATCACACTCACGATCTGAATGTTCTATGTTGGCATCCATTGTACATCCATTCGAATTGCCTACAATGATACAAaaagatatagaaaaaaaaatactactacTGTCAGAACAAGCAAATATGGTTTGAA
This genomic interval from Juglans microcarpa x Juglans regia isolate MS1-56 chromosome 4D, Jm3101_v1.0, whole genome shotgun sequence contains the following:
- the LOC121260246 gene encoding uncharacterized protein LOC121260246 gives rise to the protein MDANIEHSDRECDEVGIDNSIECDETIEQPTVGMNFSSVEEVLSYYMKYGKQKGFGMCKRNSRQDDNGNIRWICLACVRGGTSKSKAVNVMKPRQIEKIGCMAKINVILNNEGGYTLSKVILDHTYVCSLGKARHFRCFKKVDPQVAKRLEINDEAGIWLSKNFKIVVVEAWGEPEFESQWRDMLDTYDLHENAWLVSLYSDRPFWVPGYVKDTFWAGMSSTQRSESMNAFFDDYVNSKTTMKQFVDQYDSTIRRKVQYPGAPDPVTSMGGTTVDPATSMAGTTVDPATSMGGMTDRVLSPLVV